A single window of Chloracidobacterium thermophilum B DNA harbors:
- a CDS encoding DUF4388 domain-containing protein, producing MGLFDHVRSAREQVSNIQDTSALVASIEQCERILQADPKHLPTLLELGRLYQEHGQTQKACDVFCRAGEIAVERNDTEQALVSYRKAERLAAGDLRVELWHKLFYLSYKLRRMEEAFERAKQIVETLVERGNTKRAANFVSAMPDLGAKDAEYRQILEAMAGVVPRQTGATGTAVGTWRRATSGQRSADEYFPGQTILIVDDEPELLEILESSLRTLGARIITAANGHIACEKVKKYAPSLIISDLAMPGMDGSQFFEWVKSQPEHARVPFICLSSIGSEAERVAAFEMGVEDYWTKPFHPTEIRYRVKHLLRRLRRPVDFQGKLSQVNLAEIIQILESGRRTGLLTIESGAEQAYLYFRDGFILNAECGNLAGERAVFHLVGWTSGDFAFCTMPMMREKVIQLSPQQLLMEAFRRFDEAERVLSSLPNQHEVFVCRPGFEKAPEVAEQLAQGGEFVANLETIRQLFDGTRTLEACCQVLRDDLETLLLVRELIDRKLLVPRSG from the coding sequence ATGGGACTCTTTGACCACGTCCGAAGTGCGCGGGAGCAGGTGTCGAATATCCAGGATACTTCGGCACTGGTGGCTTCGATTGAGCAGTGCGAACGCATCCTGCAGGCTGATCCCAAGCACCTTCCGACCTTGCTGGAGCTGGGACGGCTCTACCAGGAACACGGCCAGACCCAAAAAGCCTGCGATGTGTTTTGTCGGGCCGGTGAAATTGCTGTTGAGCGCAACGATACGGAGCAGGCGCTGGTCAGCTACCGCAAGGCCGAACGGCTGGCAGCAGGCGATCTGCGGGTTGAGCTGTGGCACAAGCTGTTTTATCTCAGCTACAAGCTGCGTCGCATGGAGGAGGCTTTCGAGCGGGCCAAGCAGATCGTCGAAACCCTTGTGGAACGTGGCAACACGAAGCGGGCTGCCAACTTTGTCTCCGCCATGCCGGACTTGGGAGCCAAGGATGCCGAATACCGGCAAATCCTCGAAGCCATGGCCGGGGTTGTGCCGCGCCAGACGGGTGCAACTGGAACGGCTGTTGGCACCTGGCGGCGGGCAACCTCCGGCCAACGGAGCGCTGATGAGTACTTTCCGGGACAGACCATCCTGATTGTGGATGACGAGCCGGAGTTGCTGGAAATCCTCGAATCATCCCTGCGGACGCTTGGCGCACGCATCATCACGGCCGCAAACGGTCACATAGCCTGCGAAAAGGTCAAGAAGTACGCGCCTTCGCTCATCATCAGTGACCTCGCCATGCCGGGCATGGATGGCAGCCAGTTCTTTGAGTGGGTGAAGTCACAACCCGAACACGCGCGGGTGCCCTTTATCTGCCTGTCTTCGATTGGCTCAGAGGCAGAACGTGTCGCCGCCTTTGAGATGGGCGTCGAGGACTACTGGACCAAACCCTTTCATCCGACGGAAATCCGCTACCGCGTCAAGCATCTGCTGCGGCGTCTGCGGCGGCCCGTGGATTTTCAGGGCAAGCTGTCCCAGGTCAACCTCGCTGAAATCATCCAGATTCTGGAGTCCGGCCGCCGTACGGGATTGCTGACCATCGAATCCGGTGCAGAGCAGGCGTACCTGTACTTCCGGGATGGCTTCATCCTCAATGCCGAGTGTGGAAACCTCGCCGGGGAGCGGGCGGTGTTTCATCTGGTGGGCTGGACCAGCGGTGATTTTGCCTTCTGCACCATGCCGATGATGCGTGAAAAGGTCATTCAACTGAGTCCACAGCAGTTGTTGATGGAAGCCTTCCGGCGCTTTGATGAAGCCGAGCGCGTGTTGTCGTCCCTGCCAAACCAGCATGAAGTGTTCGTCTGTCGGCCGGGATTTGAAAAGGCCCCGGAAGTGGCCGAACAGTTGGCGCAGGGGGGCGAATTCGTTGCCAACCTGGAGACCATTCGGCAGCTTTTCGACGGCACCCGCACGTTGGAAGCCTGTTGTCAAGTGTTGCGTGATGACCTGGAAACGCTGCTTCTCGTGCGTGAACTCATTGACCGCAAGTTACTCGTGCCACGCTCAGGGTAA
- a CDS encoding SUMF1/EgtB/PvdO family nonheme iron enzyme — translation MPTALDPPPSTLDNAAMNKRLGDYLKAYGAPLPSQEALDLFLGMARIVHGMHEQFAFYGQELRFDNVILSAEQPPRVLDCGVPQSRLSAKSPTPEDVAQGIRRDIHQLGMMLYQMVTGQPVPERHATHNFRTDFDETSDLLPVPDPRTVNPAVSVEIARLVAKATARDAQSRAKSIGELLALLEPSPDATPEETAKVQSASLVPAASAPAEPGQASEASPPVRREARVTLAKRSLPVVSERTGFVVNEAAVKRDTPAVTPAPPATLVEGLAQAFADLSGTGERPTGRGFKFFVAGMSCLLLLVVSLITYRIVEKFFLGGGTGVATRPTVEALRSKSETSNRPIFTPTPAPDDTRALLPALVAVKGGSFEMGSRDGQPDEQPVHRVTLSDFEIGKYEVTNAQYKAFCDATGRPYPEEPNFARLRNYFLDYPHHPVVRVSWDDANAYCVWLSERTGDLYRLPTEAEWEYVARNSPIGWDSYHSGGAPHEVGTSPPNELGIYDLMGNVWEWCADWYGSYPAEPQTNPKGPPRGTHKVLRGCSWYFSTVPCRPTSRFRFDPTLNYWFNGGFRVVRAKH, via the coding sequence ATGCCGACTGCGCTCGATCCGCCACCGTCCACGCTGGATAACGCCGCCATGAACAAAAGACTTGGGGATTACCTCAAAGCCTACGGCGCGCCATTGCCATCCCAGGAAGCCCTTGACCTCTTTCTGGGGATGGCGCGCATTGTCCATGGCATGCACGAACAGTTTGCCTTCTATGGTCAGGAGTTGCGGTTTGACAACGTGATCCTGAGCGCGGAGCAGCCGCCACGTGTCCTTGATTGCGGTGTTCCTCAATCCCGGCTGTCCGCCAAGTCACCTACGCCGGAGGATGTCGCCCAAGGTATCCGCCGGGATATTCACCAATTGGGCATGATGCTGTACCAGATGGTGACGGGCCAGCCGGTGCCGGAGCGGCACGCCACGCACAACTTTCGTACGGATTTCGACGAGACCTCTGACCTGCTGCCAGTGCCGGACCCGCGGACGGTCAACCCGGCGGTCTCCGTGGAAATTGCCCGTCTGGTCGCCAAAGCCACGGCCCGCGACGCGCAAAGCCGGGCAAAAAGTATCGGGGAGTTGTTGGCTCTGCTGGAGCCGTCACCGGATGCGACACCGGAGGAGACAGCAAAGGTGCAATCGGCCTCACTCGTGCCGGCCGCATCCGCGCCAGCTGAGCCTGGACAGGCGTCTGAGGCAAGCCCGCCGGTGCGCCGGGAGGCCAGAGTGACCCTCGCCAAGCGGTCTCTGCCGGTAGTTTCCGAACGCACGGGCTTTGTCGTCAATGAAGCCGCCGTCAAGCGGGATACTCCGGCTGTGACGCCAGCGCCGCCGGCCACGCTGGTGGAAGGGCTTGCCCAGGCCTTTGCGGATTTGAGCGGGACAGGAGAGCGTCCAACCGGCAGGGGCTTCAAGTTCTTCGTGGCTGGCATGAGTTGCCTGTTGCTGCTGGTCGTGAGCCTGATCACGTACCGGATCGTCGAGAAGTTCTTTCTGGGTGGCGGGACTGGCGTGGCAACGCGCCCCACGGTGGAAGCCCTGCGGAGTAAGAGCGAAACGTCCAACCGTCCGATCTTTACTCCAACGCCTGCGCCGGATGATACCCGCGCCCTGCTGCCGGCACTTGTGGCCGTCAAAGGGGGATCGTTTGAGATGGGCAGCCGTGATGGGCAGCCGGATGAGCAGCCGGTGCACCGGGTGACACTCTCCGACTTTGAGATTGGCAAGTATGAAGTCACGAACGCCCAGTACAAGGCGTTCTGTGACGCCACCGGCCGTCCCTATCCCGAAGAACCGAACTTTGCCCGGCTGCGCAACTACTTTCTGGACTATCCCCATCATCCGGTGGTGCGGGTGAGTTGGGATGATGCCAACGCCTACTGCGTCTGGCTGAGTGAACGGACGGGAGACCTCTACCGCTTACCGACGGAAGCTGAATGGGAATATGTTGCCCGCAACAGCCCGATTGGCTGGGACAGCTACCATAGTGGCGGCGCACCGCATGAGGTCGGAACCAGCCCCCCCAACGAACTGGGGATTTATGACCTGATGGGCAATGTGTGGGAATGGTGCGCCGACTGGTACGGCTCCTATCCAGCCGAACCGCAGACGAATCCGAAAGGTCCACCGCGTGGCACGCATAAGGTGCTGCGGGGGTGTTCGTGGTATTTTAGCACCGTGCCGTGCCGTCCGACTTCGCGGTTTCGGTTCGACCCGACGTTGAATTACTGGTTCAACGGGGGCTTTCGTGTTGTCCGGGCCAAGCACTGA
- a CDS encoding DUF58 domain-containing protein, which produces MNIVFTARFLMAFAGGLGLFSLGWSNPSFLWAGMAFDVVLLAAALLDAARTPLRGSFTLRRRCAERFAIGSGNGVTIEVQNHRPVPLTLWVKDEPPPQMQTPRREGQFTVPPRGTATLHYELLAPARGCFEFGNIAVRLRSPWGLVWRQTSVPAVESVKVYPDFRAAQRQVIEAYRLGRQGERRQRLRGQGREFESLREFVTGDELRHVAWAASARRGKLVTRQYQIERSQSILLMLDCGRLMTARLGDLTKLDYAVNAALALAYVAVAGGDQVGLLTFTRRVEDFLPPRPGASQLGVILEHLHDLQPQMIEPSYARAFAYLGRHCRRRSLVVLLTDVVDADASADLLAHTAALIPRHLPLIVTIGDRDLRAFVKPPPASLDEVYAQSVAEELLTQREQALNRIVELGGLALDVPTGQLSVALVNRYLEVKMRGRL; this is translated from the coding sequence ATGAACATCGTCTTCACGGCCCGGTTTCTCATGGCCTTTGCCGGGGGATTGGGTCTCTTTTCACTGGGTTGGAGCAACCCGTCTTTCCTGTGGGCCGGGATGGCGTTCGACGTCGTCCTGCTCGCTGCGGCCCTGCTCGACGCAGCCCGGACCCCTCTTCGAGGCAGCTTCACCCTGCGCCGCCGGTGTGCGGAACGCTTTGCCATTGGCAGTGGCAATGGCGTCACCATTGAAGTCCAGAACCACCGCCCGGTTCCACTGACGCTGTGGGTCAAGGATGAGCCTCCTCCCCAGATGCAGACGCCGAGACGGGAGGGACAGTTTACAGTTCCCCCACGCGGAACGGCGACGCTGCACTATGAACTGCTCGCACCGGCACGCGGGTGCTTCGAATTTGGCAACATCGCGGTGCGGCTGCGCAGTCCGTGGGGCCTTGTCTGGCGGCAGACATCCGTTCCGGCTGTGGAATCGGTCAAAGTGTACCCCGACTTTCGCGCCGCACAGCGGCAGGTCATCGAAGCCTATCGCCTGGGTCGCCAGGGCGAGCGCCGGCAGCGGTTGCGTGGGCAGGGACGGGAATTTGAGTCGTTGCGCGAGTTTGTCACCGGCGACGAACTGCGCCATGTGGCGTGGGCGGCTTCGGCCCGGCGGGGCAAGCTGGTCACGCGGCAGTATCAGATTGAGCGCAGCCAGAGCATCCTGCTGATGCTGGACTGCGGCCGCCTGATGACCGCCCGCCTTGGCGATCTGACCAAACTCGATTATGCCGTCAATGCAGCGCTGGCGCTGGCTTACGTCGCCGTGGCCGGCGGCGACCAGGTCGGGCTGCTGACCTTCACCCGCCGGGTGGAAGATTTCCTGCCGCCGCGGCCTGGCGCCAGCCAACTGGGGGTCATTCTGGAGCACCTGCACGACCTACAGCCGCAGATGATTGAACCGTCCTATGCGCGGGCCTTTGCCTATCTGGGGCGTCACTGCCGGCGGCGGTCGCTGGTTGTCCTGCTGACCGATGTTGTGGATGCCGATGCGTCGGCCGACCTGCTGGCGCATACGGCGGCGCTCATTCCGCGCCACCTGCCGCTCATTGTCACCATCGGCGACCGCGACCTGCGCGCCTTCGTCAAACCGCCACCGGCGTCCCTCGATGAGGTCTATGCCCAGTCGGTGGCCGAAGAACTCCTCACCCAACGCGAACAGGCTCTGAATCGCATTGTCGAACTCGGCGGACTGGCGCTGGACGTACCGACCGGACAACTCTCGGTCGCCCTGGTCAACCGCTACCTTGAGGTCAAAATGCGTGGACGGCTCTGA
- a CDS encoding peptidyl-prolyl cis-trans isomerase codes for MKIHSWWLLAGCGLGVGAALLPLPGMVADWQVAAQEAVVIDETLASVNKELITRSMLRRAENALRRDLQEQFPNDPAKQEEIFARLQPRLLVSLIDERLIAQRAEEMGLLPEIEAQVNATILELCKQNNLENLDACRAAMERQGLTMEDIRMSYRGQFLRQAVYGQDVYSVLIEQVTNREAEEYYRTHPADFTEPGEIEISEIHIGFTPETQAAAEARARQAQAELRAGQPFAEVARKFSDEKRASRANGGKLPPYKDNQLAEAFRAELDKLKPGEVTPILKLEKAYQILRLDARRPPSVKPFAEVRDLVKRLIAQQRAEAKIREYMRGLRAKALIRLAEPYRNALIEAEKAEEAEAAEGGKKNG; via the coding sequence GTGAAAATTCATTCGTGGTGGTTGTTGGCCGGCTGTGGTTTGGGCGTCGGCGCGGCGCTGCTTCCGCTGCCGGGAATGGTCGCTGACTGGCAGGTCGCGGCCCAGGAAGCAGTGGTGATTGATGAAACCCTGGCCAGCGTCAACAAGGAACTCATCACCCGCTCAATGCTGCGCCGGGCTGAGAATGCCCTGCGGCGTGATCTTCAGGAACAGTTCCCCAACGATCCGGCCAAGCAGGAAGAAATCTTCGCCCGTTTGCAGCCACGGCTGCTTGTCAGCCTGATTGATGAACGCCTGATTGCGCAGCGCGCCGAGGAAATGGGACTGCTGCCCGAAATCGAGGCCCAAGTCAACGCGACGATCCTTGAACTGTGCAAGCAGAACAACTTGGAAAACCTCGATGCCTGCCGCGCGGCTATGGAACGGCAGGGCCTGACGATGGAGGACATTCGGATGAGCTATCGCGGGCAGTTCCTGCGCCAGGCTGTCTATGGGCAGGATGTCTACAGCGTCCTCATCGAGCAGGTGACGAACCGCGAAGCCGAGGAATACTACCGCACCCATCCGGCTGATTTCACCGAGCCGGGAGAAATCGAGATCAGCGAAATCCACATTGGCTTCACGCCGGAGACTCAGGCGGCTGCCGAGGCGCGGGCGCGGCAGGCCCAGGCCGAACTCAGAGCTGGCCAGCCCTTTGCCGAAGTCGCACGGAAGTTTTCCGACGAAAAACGGGCGTCGCGCGCCAATGGCGGCAAGCTGCCGCCCTACAAGGACAACCAGTTGGCCGAGGCCTTCCGGGCCGAACTCGACAAACTCAAGCCCGGTGAGGTGACGCCCATCCTGAAGCTGGAAAAGGCGTATCAGATTCTCCGGCTCGATGCCCGCCGTCCGCCTTCGGTCAAGCCCTTTGCCGAAGTGCGCGATCTGGTCAAACGTCTGATTGCGCAGCAGCGCGCCGAAGCCAAAATCCGGGAATACATGCGCGGTTTGCGGGCCAAGGCGCTTATTCGCCTGGCCGAGCCGTACCGGAACGCTCTCATCGAAGCCGAAAAGGCCGAAGAAGCCGAAGCGGCCGAGGGCGGCAAGAAAAACGGCTAG
- a CDS encoding tetratricopeptide repeat protein: MKHKAVFTKVRKLINERELAADNLDQAEDALVSLLEKDRQCDWAYGLLAEIQYWRGEMAAPKDKLALFERGVEYGEEAVRVNENSLEGNFWLAVNYGMYGNEKGILKSLSLIKPIQRCAERVIEIDESYFYGGPWRVLGRIYDKVPGWPVSIGDKRKAIECFEAALEFGPKFYLNHLYIAECYLSLGNKAKAKHHLQWILDAPLSRHHEREDEGYKREARELLKKLG, encoded by the coding sequence ATGAAGCACAAAGCCGTTTTCACCAAAGTTCGCAAACTCATCAATGAGCGGGAACTGGCCGCTGACAACCTCGACCAGGCGGAAGACGCGCTGGTGTCTCTGCTGGAAAAAGACCGGCAGTGCGACTGGGCTTATGGGCTGCTGGCTGAAATCCAGTACTGGCGCGGTGAAATGGCGGCCCCCAAAGACAAGCTGGCCTTGTTTGAACGAGGCGTGGAATACGGCGAGGAAGCCGTCCGAGTCAACGAAAACTCTCTGGAGGGCAACTTCTGGCTGGCCGTCAACTATGGCATGTATGGCAACGAGAAAGGGATTCTGAAGAGCCTTTCGCTCATCAAGCCGATTCAGCGATGCGCGGAACGGGTCATCGAAATTGACGAATCCTACTTTTACGGCGGCCCGTGGCGGGTGCTGGGGCGCATCTACGACAAGGTGCCCGGCTGGCCCGTCTCGATTGGCGACAAACGCAAAGCCATCGAGTGTTTTGAAGCCGCACTCGAATTCGGCCCCAAGTTCTATCTCAATCACCTCTACATTGCCGAATGCTACCTGTCACTCGGCAACAAGGCGAAGGCCAAACATCACCTGCAGTGGATTCTGGACGCGCCACTTTCCCGCCACCACGAGCGCGAGGATGAAGGGTACAAACGTGAGGCCCGGGAACTGCTCAAAAAATTGGGCTGA
- a CDS encoding RNA-guided endonuclease InsQ/TnpB family protein, giving the protein MQLTHKIALCPTPEQVDYFKRACGTARRVWNWALNEWNRQYAAGGRPNAMALKKQFNAIKYTDPQWLDENGRPWLQDIHRDAHAQPFRNPAKAWEQFFADLKEGKEAHEPRLKKKGRCRDSFYVANDKFTLEGRTIRLPRIGEVAMTEELRFKGKILGATVSRTADRWFVAIQVEVPDAQFYRRRTSHEVNGIDLGIKAAATVSSGEVIEAPKPLKAALRRLEIRSRRLSRKLEATRKAAGFERPARLPEGTRLPVSNNRQKSAAILARLYARIANIRADFTHKLTTRLCRENQALVIEDLNVKGMLQNEKLARAISDVGFGMLRSQLEYKARRCGTHLTIADRWYPGSRLCSICGWKNEALTLRDRTWVCAQCGAHHDRDLNAALNLKRLATETALPVASPSSNGGAAAGTVPAVVGKVTPVRYDGGQQDTSGQEENRAHFCAHS; this is encoded by the coding sequence ATGCAACTAACCCACAAGATCGCTCTTTGTCCGACTCCTGAGCAAGTGGACTACTTCAAGCGCGCCTGCGGCACGGCGCGGCGTGTTTGGAACTGGGCGCTCAATGAGTGGAACAGGCAATACGCGGCAGGCGGCAGGCCAAACGCCATGGCGCTCAAAAAACAGTTCAACGCCATCAAGTACACCGACCCGCAGTGGCTCGATGAGAACGGTCGGCCTTGGTTGCAGGACATTCACCGGGATGCCCACGCCCAGCCGTTCAGGAATCCCGCCAAAGCATGGGAACAGTTCTTCGCCGACCTCAAGGAGGGCAAAGAAGCGCACGAGCCACGGCTCAAGAAAAAGGGGCGTTGCCGCGACAGCTTTTATGTTGCCAACGACAAGTTCACCCTGGAAGGCAGGACGATCCGTCTGCCCAGGATCGGCGAAGTCGCCATGACCGAGGAACTGCGATTCAAAGGAAAGATACTGGGCGCAACGGTTTCCCGCACCGCGGATCGTTGGTTTGTGGCCATACAGGTCGAGGTGCCTGATGCGCAATTCTATCGGCGTCGCACGTCGCACGAGGTCAACGGCATCGACCTGGGCATCAAGGCTGCCGCAACGGTCTCCAGCGGTGAAGTCATCGAGGCGCCAAAGCCGCTCAAAGCAGCGCTGCGCCGTCTGGAAATCCGTAGCCGACGTCTCAGCCGCAAGCTGGAAGCCACCAGGAAGGCAGCCGGATTTGAACGCCCTGCCCGCCTGCCTGAAGGAACGCGCCTGCCGGTATCGAACAACCGGCAGAAGTCCGCTGCGATATTGGCAAGGCTCTATGCCCGCATTGCCAATATCCGAGCGGATTTCACCCACAAGCTCACGACTCGACTCTGCCGCGAAAACCAAGCGTTGGTGATCGAGGATTTAAACGTCAAAGGGATGCTGCAGAACGAGAAACTCGCCCGCGCCATCTCTGACGTGGGTTTTGGGATGTTGCGCTCGCAGTTGGAATACAAGGCCCGGCGCTGCGGTACTCATCTTACCATCGCTGATCGCTGGTATCCAGGCAGCCGACTGTGCTCCATCTGTGGCTGGAAGAACGAGGCGCTGACATTGAGAGATCGAACATGGGTGTGTGCTCAATGTGGTGCGCACCATGACCGTGACCTCAATGCGGCGCTGAACCTGAAACGGCTGGCAACCGAAACTGCCCTACCCGTGGCGAGTCCGTCCAGCAATGGCGGCGCTGCGGCGGGGACCGTCCCCGCCGTAGTCGGGAAAGTCACGCCTGTCAGATACGACGGTGGTCAACAGGACACGTCGGGGCAGGAAGAGAACCGTGCGCACTTTTGCGCACATTCTTGA
- a CDS encoding O-antigen ligase family protein, with translation MLLYAVLAPHSIAGAQGSALVLALLWGLERWLAAGDTSLLAPASRRQEAAQRWWPLAFFWALCTVSALMSYEPRWSLDGLRSVAFMATCGIVAFWVQSRAQAWCLAWTLLLSAQVGWLYTGYQLLVGNGVRLVELSPDSPLHPYFQPGDVVLRVDGEVVRTPEDITRLVLQKPLPSSQPVSVTGRRVEIPLTAQLDRAALQTRLVLLGSAGLGIRASAPARDFRASGFFSHYVTYAEVLQILVSLALGMAWCTVGRQRRWLWGLALGLMLALGLTLSRGPTGGLIVSVGVMLYLLWREGTVSTPRVVIGLVIAGILLSSALAYAYAMRHMSVVDAREGSLFWRLVVWQEGIGLVAKHPWFGIGRYSDKLHAAEWGLYAHGDLPPGHFHNTYLQVAVWYGLPALAAYLWLLLTYVGQLLRRRRDGIALGALGALTGFAASGIAHFNLGDGEVAMVLWFVIGIALGMPVTAEPDSSLPYSTR, from the coding sequence TTGCTGTTGTATGCCGTGCTGGCACCCCACTCGATTGCCGGCGCGCAGGGCAGCGCCTTGGTGCTGGCCCTGCTGTGGGGGCTGGAACGGTGGTTGGCGGCTGGTGACACCTCGCTTCTGGCGCCGGCGTCCCGGCGACAGGAGGCCGCGCAGCGATGGTGGCCGCTGGCGTTTTTTTGGGCCCTATGTACCGTGTCGGCGCTGATGTCCTACGAGCCACGGTGGAGTCTGGATGGGCTGCGCAGCGTGGCCTTTATGGCCACCTGTGGCATTGTGGCGTTCTGGGTGCAATCCCGCGCTCAGGCATGGTGTCTGGCGTGGACGCTGCTGCTTTCAGCCCAGGTCGGGTGGCTTTACACCGGGTATCAACTGCTGGTGGGGAATGGTGTGCGTCTGGTCGAACTCAGCCCTGACTCACCTCTGCATCCGTACTTTCAGCCTGGCGATGTCGTGCTGCGTGTGGATGGTGAAGTCGTCCGTACCCCGGAGGACATCACCCGCCTTGTTCTCCAGAAACCATTGCCTTCCAGCCAACCCGTGAGCGTGACCGGACGGCGCGTTGAGATACCACTTACGGCGCAGCTTGACCGGGCGGCACTTCAGACCCGTCTGGTGTTGTTGGGGTCGGCTGGGCTGGGCATTCGCGCCAGTGCGCCGGCGCGGGACTTTCGCGCCAGCGGTTTCTTTTCACACTACGTCACCTATGCCGAGGTGCTTCAGATTCTTGTTTCCCTGGCGCTTGGCATGGCCTGGTGCACTGTCGGACGCCAGCGCCGGTGGCTCTGGGGGTTGGCGCTGGGACTTATGCTGGCCCTGGGGCTGACGCTGTCCCGCGGCCCGACGGGCGGCCTCATTGTCAGCGTCGGCGTGATGCTGTATCTGCTGTGGCGGGAGGGCACAGTCAGTACGCCACGGGTGGTGATAGGGCTGGTAATTGCCGGCATCCTGCTGTCCAGTGCGTTGGCCTATGCCTACGCCATGCGCCACATGTCCGTAGTGGATGCCCGTGAAGGCAGTCTGTTCTGGCGGTTGGTGGTCTGGCAGGAAGGCATCGGGCTGGTGGCAAAACACCCCTGGTTTGGTATTGGGCGCTACAGCGACAAGCTGCACGCGGCAGAATGGGGACTGTACGCCCATGGCGATTTGCCGCCCGGCCACTTTCACAACACCTACCTGCAGGTGGCGGTGTGGTACGGGCTGCCGGCGCTGGCGGCCTATCTCTGGTTGCTGCTGACTTATGTCGGGCAACTGCTGCGGCGGCGGCGCGATGGCATTGCCTTGGGCGCGCTGGGCGCACTCACCGGCTTTGCGGCGAGCGGCATAGCCCACTTCAACCTGGGGGATGGTGAAGTGGCCATGGTGCTGTGGTTTGTGATAGGGATAGCGTTGGGGATGCCGGTCACAGCGGAGCCGGACTCTAGCTTGCCGTATAGTACGCGATAG
- a CDS encoding response regulator — MGLFDRILNARAQVTNLLDNAKLNSAIERHERELERDPDNLGALQELGLLYQERGEPQKACEVMLRAATIYFDRLDFEQGMLLCRKAERLASGETRLDVWRKLFEINHRLRRYDDAFGRAKQIVEHLMELGETARAADFVNLMPDLGPKDILYRRELKLLAGLEADNVATVGQVSSTWQRKQATVRDPDEYFPELSVLIVDDEPGILNVLETSLRSLGPQILMASNGRVACEMVKAHQPALIISDLNMPEMDGSQFFEWLRSQPDCAHIPFVCLSSADSEAERLAAFDMGVEDYWSKPFRPMEIRHRVKRLLKRVRPPVDLQGKLAQVSLAEVIQMLEAGRRTGLLLLTRQQEEARVYFRDGFILDIEYGAARAERAFFRLVGWTTGSFTFRSLPINREPVIKLNPQQLLMEAFRRFDEVEHLIAELPNRDQTFICGDGFERAPEVAEQIAQEGEFAANIERVRQLFDGSRTLDQCCDELRDDLETLLLVQELINQKLLVPGQVIEL; from the coding sequence ATGGGACTGTTTGATCGGATTCTGAATGCCCGCGCACAAGTGACCAACCTGCTTGACAATGCCAAGCTCAACAGCGCCATCGAGCGTCACGAGCGTGAACTCGAACGCGACCCCGACAACCTGGGTGCTTTGCAGGAGCTGGGGTTGCTGTATCAGGAGCGCGGTGAGCCGCAAAAAGCCTGTGAGGTGATGCTGCGGGCGGCGACAATTTATTTTGATCGTCTGGATTTCGAGCAGGGAATGCTTCTGTGCCGCAAGGCGGAGCGGCTGGCTTCCGGGGAAACCCGGCTCGATGTCTGGCGCAAGCTGTTCGAGATCAACCATCGCCTGCGTCGGTATGACGACGCCTTCGGACGCGCCAAACAGATTGTCGAACACCTGATGGAGCTGGGCGAAACAGCGCGCGCGGCGGACTTTGTCAACCTGATGCCAGACTTGGGGCCGAAAGACATTCTCTACCGCCGGGAACTCAAGCTGCTGGCCGGTCTCGAAGCCGACAACGTCGCCACGGTCGGACAGGTGTCGAGTACGTGGCAGCGCAAGCAGGCGACGGTACGCGACCCGGATGAATACTTCCCCGAACTTTCGGTGCTCATCGTGGATGACGAGCCGGGGATTTTGAACGTCCTGGAAACCAGTCTGCGCTCCCTCGGCCCGCAAATCCTCATGGCATCAAACGGGCGGGTGGCCTGTGAGATGGTCAAGGCCCACCAGCCAGCGCTCATCATCAGCGACCTCAACATGCCGGAAATGGACGGCAGCCAGTTTTTTGAGTGGCTTCGCTCGCAGCCGGACTGCGCGCATATTCCTTTCGTCTGCCTGTCTTCAGCCGACAGCGAAGCCGAGCGCCTGGCCGCTTTTGACATGGGGGTGGAGGATTACTGGTCCAAACCCTTCCGTCCCATGGAAATTCGCCACCGCGTCAAACGTCTGCTCAAGCGGGTACGACCGCCCGTGGATTTGCAGGGCAAGCTGGCCCAGGTCAGTCTGGCCGAAGTCATCCAGATGCTTGAAGCCGGCCGCCGGACGGGGCTTCTGCTCCTGACGCGCCAGCAGGAAGAAGCCAGGGTCTATTTTCGGGATGGGTTCATTCTGGACATCGAATACGGCGCAGCCCGCGCTGAACGGGCCTTTTTCCGGCTGGTGGGCTGGACGACCGGAAGCTTCACCTTCCGCTCGCTGCCTATCAACCGTGAACCGGTCATCAAGCTCAACCCACAGCAGTTGCTGATGGAAGCCTTCCGGCGCTTTGATGAAGTCGAGCACCTCATTGCCGAGCTTCCCAACCGCGACCAGACCTTCATCTGCGGCGATGGTTTTGAGCGCGCGCCGGAAGTTGCCGAGCAGATTGCCCAGGAAGGCGAATTTGCCGCCAACATTGAGCGCGTGCGGCAGTTGTTTGACGGTTCACGGACGCTTGATCAGTGCTGCGACGAGCTGCGGGATGACCTCGAAACGTTGCTTCTCGTGCAGGAACTCATCAACCAGAAGCTGCTTGTTCCGGGACAGGTCATCGAGCTGTGA